The following coding sequences are from one Anguilla anguilla isolate fAngAng1 chromosome 12, fAngAng1.pri, whole genome shotgun sequence window:
- the LOC118209989 gene encoding ras-related protein Rap-2b, giving the protein MREYKVVVLGSGGVGKSALTVQFVTGSFIEKYDPTIEDFYRKEIEVDSSPSVLEILDTAGTEQFASMRDLYIKNGQGFILVYSLVNQQSFQDIKPMRDQIIRVKRYERVPMILVGNKVDLEGEREVSSGEGKALADEWNCPFMETSAKNKGSVDELFAEIVRQMNYASVPNGEDQCCSSCAIL; this is encoded by the coding sequence ATGAGAGAATACAAAGTAGTCGTACTTGGATCTGGCGGAGTCGGTAAATCAGCATTGACTGTTCAGTTTGTAACGGGCTCCTTTATAGAAAAATATGATCCGACAATCGAAGATTTTTACAGAAAGGAAATCGAAGTGGATTCGTCGCCCTCGGTGCTGGAAATCTTGGATACGGCGGGGACTGAGCAGTTCGCCTCCATGAGAGATCTGTATATCAAAAACGGGCAGGGCTTTATTTTGGTCTACAGCCTGGTGAACCAACAGAGCTTCCAAGATATCAAACCAATGAGGGATCAAATCATCCGAGTCAAAAGGTACGAGCGGGTGCCCATGATCTTGGTGGGAAACAAAGTGGATTTGGAGGGTGAGCGTGAAGTCTCTTCCGGGGAAGGCAAGGCTTTGGCCGATGAGTGGAATTGCCCGTTTATGGAAACTTCAGCCAAAAATAAAGGCTCGGTCGACGAACTGTTTGCAGAGATTGTCAGACAAATGAACTATGCTTCAGTGCCAAACGGGGAAGACCAGTGCTGCTCGTCGTGtgctattctttaa